TATCCTTCTCGATATCCACCCGAACGACATAATCTGAATTTTATTGAGCGCCATCGCAACAGAGATGTTACGATTCCTATTTTCCAAATCAAATACCTACACGTTCATTCCAAAGCTTTCCATATCTTATTACCAATAGAAGAACACGACAAAGATCAATTACCCTTTAAAAATCAGAGATATTGCAGTTCGAACCCAAACCCATATTCCACCATCTATGAACCTGATCTCACACCACTTTCACGAATTGTGTAGAAATTGTTGTTCTACATAGACACTTCTTTTGTGCTTGAATCTAATAAAATTGCTTGCTTTCTAAATATGTTTTTTAGAAATCATTCATATTCTTTTTTTTTGAGTAAATATTTTAATTTTCATACGTGATACGTGATTGATTATAAAATTTAGTAAAAATACTAGGAGTCCTATTTTTAGGTCATATTTGAATTTGATAGTAGTagtcaaggttgcaaaattcgttatTCGGGGATTAATCAGTCAGGATTTTAgaaggattaatcggcaattcggggattggggattaatcggattgtactttatacatttaaatatttcatttcaaaaattatatgtgtaaatatcgaagaaaaacataaacataaacataaactttaacatagtTTTATTCAAAAACTCTcaagttctagtttaaattcatgttaaaatgttgaccaatcttgactttgaccgactttttgaTTACCAACTTCAATTTTGACTCATCAATCTACGTTGtccgattaattaaacggattttggaaAAACGAAACGGACTGCTCTTATATATAAGAGTAATCAGGGATTATTCGAGGGATTAAACGGGTTTCTTTACAACAGTAGTCGTGCAAAATAAACTTTTCAGCTCGGCCCGACCCAACACAGCCAGGCCCTTATAGCAAATCGATTAAAAATCACGAGCCCTCGAAATTAGGATTCTAGAATCTGCTCTCATTCATTCATGGCGATGAAATTCGACATTCAATTCTGCGGACATTCAAGTGACAGTACTGAATACGACGTGATTGTGGACGATGATTGCTTCGAAATGTTGGTAACACGCCATCCATACAAAATAGAAAGATGGATCACAGAAATCGAAAACTGGAACAATCGTCGTCTGCATCGTCTGATCGTCGGTCTCGATATCGAATGGCGTCCAAACACCATCGCCTGACAACAAAACCCCGTCGCCACTCTCCAATTATTCGTCAGTAGACGCTGTCTCATCAACCAGTTAAAAAAAACCACAAAATCCCTGAAGATTTAAAGGAGTTTTTGAAAAACCCTAATTACACTTTTGTTGGAGTTGGAATTGAGAATGATAAGCAGAAGCTGTACATAGATCATGGTTTGGAAGTTGGCAAGTGTAGGGATTTACGTCAATGGGCTGCGAATGAGTTGAGGGATGAAAGTATTGGTAATTTCGGGTTGGTGAAACTTGCGAAACTGATAATTGGTAAAGATGTTGGTGATGTAGATCGAATGAAGAAGGTTAAAATGAGTGATTGGGGTAGTGTGTGTTTGTCTAATGAACATGTGATGTTTGCGTGTATTGATGCCTATCTTTCGTTCGCAATTGGAAGAGCGTTGCAGTCATGGTATGATTAGTTGGTGTTTGTTTGTGAGCGCTAATTAGCCTTTTTTATGT
The window above is part of the Rutidosis leptorrhynchoides isolate AG116_Rl617_1_P2 chromosome 1, CSIRO_AGI_Rlap_v1, whole genome shotgun sequence genome. Proteins encoded here:
- the LOC139889252 gene encoding uncharacterized protein, yielding MAMKFDIQFCGHSSDSTEYDVIVDDDCFEMLVTRHPYKIERWITEIENWNNRRLHLKKNHKIPEDLKEFLKNPNYTFVGVGIENDKQKLYIDHGLEVGKCRDLRQWAANELRDESIGNFGLVKLAKLIIGKDVGDVDRMKKVKMSDWGSVCLSNEHVMFACIDAYLSFAIGRALQSWYD